Genomic DNA from bacterium:
TTACGGTCCCCGGGATCCCAGGCCGAAGGTCTTCAACCAGTTGAGGAAAACCCAGCGTACCGGAGAGCCTCTCGCCATGTCACCCGGCGAACAGCTTCTGGATCTGGTTTACATCGAAGACGTGACGGATGCCTATGTGTTGTGTGCGGGGAGGCTCATGGCCGGAAAGGTCAAAGACCATGAGAGGTACGCCGCATCGTCTGGGGAAAGGCATCCCCTCAAGGAGGTCGTAGAGATCTACTGCCGGGTTACGGGTACCAGTGCGCCTGTGGAATGGGGTGGGCGGCCCTACCGATCCAGGGAAGTCATGGAGCCCTGGACCCTGGGTGATCCGGTTCCAGGTTGGATTCCGAAGGTACCCCTTAGCGAGGGGATCAGGCTAATGGAGGAGTCAGAACTTGTGCGAGATGATGGATCGCGGCAAAAGCGAAAGGATCGTGATGGATAGAAAGCTC
This window encodes:
- a CDS encoding NAD(P)-dependent oxidoreductase; amino-acid sequence: IVNTGTFSQHYGDSDYDPTNLYASTKQAFESILFYYIRVKGFSGITLVLFDTYGPRDPRPKVFNQLRKTQRTGEPLAMSPGEQLLDLVYIEDVTDAYVLCAGRLMAGKVKDHERYAASSGERHPLKEVVEIYCRVTGTSAPVEWGGRPYRSREVMEPWTLGDPVPGWIPKVPLSEGIRLMEESELVRDDGSRQKRKDRDG